The stretch of DNA CAGCAGGTGGGTCTTGATAAAGGTAGGCAGATAAACAAACCCTACTTCTCTTTTGGGCACAGGAGGATTAAATTCTCTAATCTGATTAAGCTTTCTTTTGTCTTTAAGATACTGCAGCGCCAGATAAGGCACCAGCGTCATCCCGAAGTTCTGATCTACCAGCTTTATAAGTGTTTCAAGATTTCCGCTTTCAAAAACAATCCGGCAGCTTTTTTCCTTCGACTCGTGCCCATTGCTTTTGCATACCAAAAGCGTCTGCTCCCGCAGGCAATGACCCTCTTTCAGCAGCAGGAAGTCGCTCACGTCCAGATCTTTCTGATTTAGTCTTTCTTTTGCCAGCAGCTTATGCCCCGGAGGAAGAAAGGCGACAAAAGGTTCATAGTATAAGGTTTCGGATAACAAGGTATCGTGGGTGGAGCGCAGCGCAATGATCCCCAAATCAAAAATCCCTTTTTCCAGGCCATTGATGACTTCGTCAGTGGTCACTTCATCTATTATCAGCTCCACATCAGGGTACCTGCGAACAAAGTTGCTGAGAATGAGCGGCAGCAGATAGGAAGAAATAGTGGGAATCACCGCCACCCGCAGGGATCCGATATATTCCCCTCTTTCCATTTGAAGCAGAATATGCAGCCTTTCTTTCTCCTTCAGAATTTGTTTAGCCTGCTGCAGTATCTTTTTTCCGATTTCAGTGGGTTCTACCGGCTGTTTCCCTCGCTTGAAAATCACCACACCCAGCTCGTCTTCCAGCTTTTTTATCTGCATGCTTAATGTCGGCTGCGTAACAAAACAGTTTTTGGCAGCCTCTGAAAAGTTGCCCAATCGTTCTACGGCTATCAGATATTCAAGCTGGGTAAGGGTCATAAGCCTTATAGGTTTTTTCTATGCTAATATAAAAATTATCAATTTGGATTATAG from Chitinophagales bacterium encodes:
- the oxyR gene encoding transcriptional regulator; translated protein: MTLTQLEYLIAVERLGNFSEAAKNCFVTQPTLSMQIKKLEDELGVVIFKRGKQPVEPTEIGKKILQQAKQILKEKERLHILLQMERGEYIGSLRVAVIPTISSYLLPLILSNFVRRYPDVELIIDEVTTDEVINGLEKGIFDLGIIALRSTHDTLLSETLYYEPFVAFLPPGHKLLAKERLNQKDLDVSDFLLLKEGHCLREQTLLVCKSNGHESKEKSCRIVFESGNLETLIKLVDQNFGMTLVPYLALQYLKDKRKLNQIREFNPPVPKREVGFVYLPTFIKTHLLQALKEEILKAVPAELLKDNGGLIVH